TGGTTTACAGGCTTATACCGATTGATATTATTTAGGGAGAATATATTCAAATGAAATTTGGCATCAAGGCTTTTGGTTTAGCGACAGTGCTTCTTACTATTTTGGGTTTAATCACCTTTGTTTTCATTAACCCAGAAGTAAATTCATTAGAGTTCAGCGAGGATGTGAAACTGGCACCTAAGTTCGCATTAGTCGATCCTCAGGGCAAGGTTCATCAGTGGTCAGAATATAAGGGTAAGCCGATTATCATCCACTTCTGGGCAACCTGGTGCCCTTATTGTAAGAAACTACAGCCAGGACTGGATAAGTTACGTGTGGACTACAGTGATAGCGACTTGCAGATCTTAGGAATAAGTTTTAATGAAGATGAGGGAGCGGATCCCGCCCTGACGTTAATGGAGCGGGGCATTCAGTTCCCAACCTTAGTGCAAGGGGAAAGTGCCGCTAAGGCTTACGGTGTTGCCGGCACCCCGACGACTGTCTTTATCAATCGCCGCGGGGAAATTGTCTGGCTGACTAATATCTCAGATCCTAATAGTCAAAAATTGAAAGATGCTACTGAGTTTATTCTGCAAGATTAGCCATTATTTTTGCTTGTGTTTTGATTCAGAGATAGGCAATAAAAAGCCCCATAATTATGGGGCTCAGTAGACAGTATCTATGTAGCTTAGAGGCTCATCTCAGGTACATGCTCAGGCACAACTAACTTACCCGCTGTCTTCTCAACTATCTCTTCGACTGAGACACCCGGAGCACGCTCTAGCAGGTGGAAGGCACCGTCTTTAATCTCCATAAAGGCCAGATCAGTGAGTACTCGCTTGATGCAGCCAAAGCCAGTTAACGGCAGTTCACACTTAGTCAGCAGTTTAGAGTTTCCGCGCTTGTCGGCATGCATCATGGTGACGATAATATTATCGGCGCCAGCCACTAAATCCATAGCGCCGCCCATGCCCTTGATGAGCTTGCCTGGGATCATCCAGGAGGCAATAGAGCCTTGTTCATCAACCTCGAAGGCGCCGAGTACGGTAAGATCTACATGACCGCCACGGATCATGGCAAAACTTTCGGCCGATGAGAAGAATGAAGCACCGTCGACGGCGGTGACAGTTTGCTTACCTGCGTTGATAAGATCGGCATCTATGGTCTCTTCTGTAGGGAACTCTCCCATGCCGAGCAGACCATTTTCCGACTGCAGCATCACGTCAATTCCCTTGGGGATATAGTTAGCCACTAAGGTTGGAATACCTATGCCTAAATTAACGTAATAACCATCTTTTAGCTCTGCTGCTACACGTTGTGCGAGTTGATCTCTTGTTAATGCCATTATCTTCTCCCTCCTGCTTATGCTTCAGCTGTCGATGGCTTTACGGTACGCTGCTCGATGCGTTTTTCGAATGTGGCTTGGATGACACGATTAACGTAAATCCCTGGGGTGTGGATATGATCTGGGTCTAATTCGCCGGGCTCAACGATATATTCGGCTTCAACCACGGTAATTTTACCTGCTGTAGCCATCATGGGGTTGAAGTTAGCGGCGGTTTTGCGAAACACTAAATTACCCATGGTATCGGCTTTCCAGGCGCGAATTAAGGCAAAATCTGCCGTGAGTGAGGGTTCGAGTACGTAATGGCGACCGTCTATCTCACGGGTCTCCTTGCCTTCAGCAATGGGGGTTCCGTAACCCGTCGCGGTGAAGAAGGCGGGGATGCCTGCGCCGCCGGCACGAATTTTCTCGGCGAGTGTGCCCTGGGGGGTCAAGATAACATTGAGTTCGCCGGATAACATCTGCTTCTCGAAGGTGGCATTTTCACCGACATAGGAGGCTATCATGGTATCGATTTGGCGGCTCTTGAGCAGTAAGCCTAAGCCGAAATCATCGACTCCGGCGTTATTAGAGATGGCCGTCAATCCAGTTACACCAGTTTTGACCATATGTGAGATCAAGCCTTCGGGGATACCGCAAAGGCCAAATCCGCCAACCATCACAGTCATGTCATTGGAAAGACCCTTAAGGGCTTCTTCATAGCTATGTACGACTTTATTCAGTCCTGCCATTATTCTTATCTCCTTTGTAGAAGGGTCGAGTGTTAATTCTGTTTACCGAGAACCTAGATTATTAGCAGGTTCAGGCTAGTAAGCTAATAGTTAAGATGCAGTATCGGTTATATCTCTTACATCTTGGCTTTTTATTCGCTGATGGCTCTTAACTGGTTAAGGCTTGTGCAACTTTAGAGCCCGTCTGTCTGCCAAGGGCCTGGCTTATGGTGTTACCAGCCTGGGCAAGCAAGCTTAGATCTATGCCTGTGTCTATTCCGAGCCCATGTAACATATAGACCAGATCTTCGCTGGCTAAGTTACCCGATGCACCTTTAGCATAGGGACATCCACCTAAGCCGGCTACCGATGAGTCGACGACACTGACGCCGGTCTCAAGGCAGGCCAGAATATTCGCCAGTGCTTGTCCATAGGTATCATGAAAGTGCAGTGCGAGTTTATCCACCGGCACGACTTGGCTGACTGCTTGCACCATTTTACGGGCATTATTTGGCGTGCC
This portion of the Shewanella violacea DSS12 genome encodes:
- a CDS encoding TlpA family protein disulfide reductase; translation: MKFGIKAFGLATVLLTILGLITFVFINPEVNSLEFSEDVKLAPKFALVDPQGKVHQWSEYKGKPIIIHFWATWCPYCKKLQPGLDKLRVDYSDSDLQILGISFNEDEGADPALTLMERGIQFPTLVQGESAAKAYGVAGTPTTVFINRRGEIVWLTNISDPNSQKLKDATEFILQD
- a CDS encoding 3-oxoacid CoA-transferase subunit B: MALTRDQLAQRVAAELKDGYYVNLGIGIPTLVANYIPKGIDVMLQSENGLLGMGEFPTEETIDADLINAGKQTVTAVDGASFFSSAESFAMIRGGHVDLTVLGAFEVDEQGSIASWMIPGKLIKGMGGAMDLVAGADNIIVTMMHADKRGNSKLLTKCELPLTGFGCIKRVLTDLAFMEIKDGAFHLLERAPGVSVEEIVEKTAGKLVVPEHVPEMSL
- a CDS encoding CoA transferase subunit A; amino-acid sequence: MAGLNKVVHSYEEALKGLSNDMTVMVGGFGLCGIPEGLISHMVKTGVTGLTAISNNAGVDDFGLGLLLKSRQIDTMIASYVGENATFEKQMLSGELNVILTPQGTLAEKIRAGGAGIPAFFTATGYGTPIAEGKETREIDGRHYVLEPSLTADFALIRAWKADTMGNLVFRKTAANFNPMMATAGKITVVEAEYIVEPGELDPDHIHTPGIYVNRVIQATFEKRIEQRTVKPSTAEA